The nucleotide sequence TATTGGGGCATTGCTCCTCTCCACAAGTTACCAAGGGTGGGACTCGGCTGCCGGGCTCTGTAGGGGTACCTGGAAGAGTCTCGGCAGGGGGGATGGGCTTCGGGGTGGAGACTAGCGTTTCCCCTGCCTGCAGATGCTATGGGGACACGCTCTCATCGACCCATCAGCCACTGCAAAGCAAACCCCGATCTTGCTTCCGTACCCAGCTGTGCGCTGACTCCTCGCCTTCCTGCCGCTGCCTGCACGTCTGGCAACCACAGAATTCAAAGGTGGGGAAAAGAGAGGGTTTGCGAGTCCTCTGGCCAACGTGGGAGCGTCCTGGGCTTCCTCCTCTCTGTCTGGATAAATAGATGCTGTGGATGCCTGCGTTGAATGTGTTTCTGGCTtcagtcctcctcctccaaaATCCAGAATGACAAGACCACCAGGAAACCCAGAAagacagaaacatgatggcagaagaaggccGCATGCCTCAcgcagtctgcccatccgtccaattaattctgcattataattctcatcgctccctcagagatcccctgtatttatcccgtgctttcttgaactcagatACTGGTCGTGTCTCCACCGCTTCCACTAGGAGGCCCTTCCacgcctccaccaccctctctgcaaagaaatatttcctaagattactcccgagtctgtTCTCTTTCTCAAgatccctcgttctagagcctcctttccattgaataGAAACAAATGTCTCAGCCAGTACAGGGTTTTGCAGCTCCTGTCAGTCAGGGGACATTTCATCCTCTGCCACCCCAGTCCAGCTGTGGAAACTGAACGACTTCACTGGGAGATGAACCCAAGACTTCTCACATCCAAGGCAAGCATCAAAGCCCCTCGACCAAGGAGCCAGTCCTGTGCACCTCTCCTCTCACGATGCCCCTAACATGCTGACCTAGTTGGATGGCAGAATCTTTTAAGCCCTTTGCACACATAAAATGCAGAATTTAGACAGGTTAACGGTTTATTGTAAAACTGCCTGGATTTGTGCACATAGAGGTCGATGCCTAACTCGATTTCACACAGCGTTTTATGCAGGTGATCCAGGGAGTGGATTTGGGGGGGGTGGCGTGTGGAACTCTGCGCATCCTTTTGTGTTTACAGAGTTTGCCCATTAATTAAAGTGCTGACGTTAAGCCCAGTGAGTGAATTTgtgtgcattttctttttttttttagataattgtCAAAACAGAAGCAGAAGGTTTGATTGGCAAACCGGTGTAATGTATGCATTCTGCTGGTGCAGGAGGTACCTGCGCTGTCACAGGACAAGCCCTCTAACAGGGCAGGACATGGTTTCCAATGAGGGCGGTACAGGCCTTTCTGAAAATCTCCCGCTCTGTGTGCGAATCGTCACCCGCTGTGCACGCTCGAACCTGAATTCTCAGGCTGGAGACCGGAAAGGACTTTGCGCCTGCCGGAGGAGTTTTTCAAGATTGCCAGCAGAAAAGCTGGCAATCTTTTGTGACAGATGCGTGCGTGACCGAGTGCTCCCTTCCTTCAGCCTTGAAGTCATATCTGGGGGAGAGACCCAAAGTTCGGTTATTGGCCACATCTGTTCTGTTGGTTCACTAAAAAGTATCATAACCAGCAGAAATAGGGCAGGGAAAATCAATGGCTTTTCTTAATTATCTGAAGCCAAGTTTAAAGACATTACACTGAGGGTTACACTGACCTTGCAAATTTCTGCTAAGCCGTAAAGCTCCCTTAACAACAGAGATCCTGTGGGGTGACTGTGTGACCCTGACAAAATCTGATCCCAGGCCCTTGGTAGCTTTCCTTAGTCACTGACACATGATTAATCCTTTCTTTTTATGTCCAGCAGATAATGAGGTCAAACAGGAAGAGAACAGGAAGGAGAATCAAGAACAGCCAATGGGACTGGAACTTAAATCAAGACAGTCAAGAGAGGTCCGTGAGAATCTTTCCCAGAGAACTGAGGGGGGAGAAAGAAGCCAAAGTCAGCAGGAATCCGAGAAGAAGCAGCGAGACCCTGCAGGAGAGTCAAGGGATGGAGTCACTGCGTGTGAGAGAAGTGACAGGGAGCTCACAGACATCCCTGAGCAGCAGAGAGAcctgagagcagagagacccttccAGAGTAATAACAGTGACCAAATGACTTCTGGCCTCCACCAAAGGGAGGAGAAAGATAAGAAATACTTTCTATGGGGCAGCAATGGAATAAACTATGATAGGAAATCTCAGAGAACACACACAGGGCATAGACCTTTTCCATGCTGTCAGGGtggaaaatatttcaaacagaagTTAATCCTGAaattacaccagagaatccacacgaAAAGGAAAACTTTTACATGTATTGAATGTAAGGAATGTTTCTCTTGTAAAGAATCCTTAGTAATACACCTGAGAAAGCACACAGGTAAGAGACCCTTTAATTGTCCTGAACAGTGGGATTCTAACAGTAGCAGGATCTCCTTAatcaaaaatgagaaaaagcaaATAGAAGAGAGAAGATATTTATGTTCAGTAAACAGGGATAATATCATTCAAAAACAAGATCTAGTAATAAACAAAAACATGCAAAGAGAGAAACTATTTATATGTACAGCATGTGACAAAAGTTTTGTCTACCTATCATTGCTTAAAAGGCATGAAATGATTCATATGGGAGATAAACCTTTTACTtgtactgaatgtgataaaatATTCAATCAGAAATCACAGCTAAAAATTCACCAAAGGACACACACCggggagaaaccatttaaatgtactgaatgtgagaaaagctttCATAGACTTTCATGTCTGAAACAGCATCAAAAGACTCACACGGgtgaaaaaccatttacatgtacagaGTGTGAGAAAAGCTTTGGTATACTTTCACATCTGAAAAGGCATAAACAAACgcacacaggagaaaaaccatttacatgtactgagtgtgataaacgCTTTGCTAGACTTTCAAATCTGAAACTCCATCAAATGACCCACACGGGTGAGAAGCCATTtccatgtactgagtgtgataaaaccTTTGCAAGACGTTCAAATCTGAAACTGCATCAGAGGacccacactggtgagaaaccattcaCATGTACTAAGTGTGACAAAAGGTTTGATCACCAGTCAAAACTAAAATACCACCAAAGGacacacacaggagagaaactatttacatgtactgagtgcaATAAGAGCTTCAGTCAGAAATCAGATATAAAAATCCACCAAAGGACTCACACAGAACAGAAATTATTTGCATGTACAGAGTGTGATAGAACATTCAGTAAAAAATCAACAATGAAAAGCCACCAAAGGACACACATAGGGGAGAAACCAATTATATGTACCGTGTGTGAGAAAAGATTCAGCCAGAAATCAAAGTTTAAAATCCATCAACGGATCCATACAGGTTATAAACCAAttacatgtagtgaatgtaataaaagcttcactcAGTTTTCATACCTAAAAATCCACCAAAGGATACACACGGGGGAGAAACCATTTAGATGTACTGACTGCGATAAAAGTTTCATTCGGCTTTCACACCTAAAAAGCCACCAAAAGATCCACACTGGTGAGAAGCTGTTTACATGTAGTAAGTGTGATAAACACTTCACTTGCCTTTCACAGCTAGAAATCCACCATAGAACCCACACAggggagaaaccatttacatgtagtgaatgtaataaaagctttgcCCGGTTTTCATACCTAAAAACCCACCAAAGGactcacacaggagagaaactagttccatgtactgagtgtgataaatgGTTCACCTGTTTTTCGCAACTAAAAGTCCACTATCGGACCCACACAGgcgagaaaccatttaaatgtccCGAGTGTGATAAATGCTTCACACGGATTTTTTACCTTAAAATCCACCTACGGATTCACAcgggtgagaaaccatttacatgtaataAGTGTGATAGACGTTTCATTCAGTTTTCATACCTAAAAAGCCACCAAAGGACGCACATGAAAAAGACACCATTTCCATGCACTGAAGGTAATAAATCACTTGGTTTGCAAACCTAAAAGGCCACCAATGAATCCACACAGATGAGAAATAATTTACCTGTACTGAGTGTAATAAAAGCTATGCTCTGTTTTCAAATCTAAACATCCACCAAAGGATTCACATGGGTGAGAccccatttgcatgcactgactgtgataaaagcttcaccttgaaataaaaaaaaataacgcCACCAAATAATCCATACAGGTGATAAATGAACTGAATGATGAAATGGGAGACCAGGAGTATAAGGCAGAATGATAGAAAAATAGTTGTAATTGTATTAAGTACCATTGACCTGTTTACAAAGAACTTCCAGGCAAATCTAGATGTGTTGTAGGTACATGCAACATTGCATGACCTACAGAAAGAAGCTGTCTTTGGCACcatgcaagtattaagaaagaCATTAGCAGTAAATACAATGTTCTGAGATCATACGCAACACACCCTGGGCTTATGAATGAAGCTAATTCCTGtcaaaatatgcacaaaattAACCCACAAGAAAAGAACTGGGATCAAGACCCTGAAAGAATTGCTGAGAACGAAGAAGTTGTGATTACGTGGGACATTTCTGTCCCAACCGATTGATGCGAGAAAATTGGACATTGTAATGAAGGAGAAAAGCCCAAGATTCATATTTTTCAaagaagtgtcagtaccaagcGACTGTCCTGTTGGCTGTATGGAGTGAGAGAAGATCCTCAAATACCAAAACATGTAATCAGATACTAAGAAAATggggcagaaagatacagaaattgttCCAGTGATATTGAGCACCACAGTCCTGATTAAGAAGAGCTTCCAGGTGCCTCTAGACATGTTACCCGTACACATTACATATTGAAAATGTGAAGACTCTATCCCAAAATATATCTCTAATGTATAAGGTATactatatttcatttttaaaaaaccccaaaacattttctTGAAGGATCTGCTGACATTAATTTCCTCTCAAAATTTAGATTTCTTAGAAACTTCTCAAGAAGATAATACTGGCCAGAGAGACCTTGGTTGTTACTTTTACCCTTGATATGGGTAGTGATCTTattctgaaactttttttttttttcgagaaTAGGTCTCTTCCCCTTATCAAGAGGCAAAGTAAGTATTTTTTTTCCTGACCTTCTCTTGAGTTCAAGCCGCGTATGTTGGCATTACGTGCAGCTttgttttttctgaaatttccctTCAAATGTGTAGGAGTGCAGTTGAAGAGACTTATAGAAGATAAAATCGGTCTCTTGGGAACTCTTTGTAtcgttcctgttttgtttttggtttttttttattacagaggTTTGATCTGAACATTTATGTGTGTTTATTGATCTTGATTGTGATTTTCCCTCTATTTATTGAGGTTAATGTTGTTATGTATAgttattttttctttatctttttcttgtgcttttctgtacaacttaaAATTACCTGTTACAAAATGTCTGCTTTGTTGACTAAAAattctaataaataataaaataaaaaaaaaaaggtcaatagCAGTGAATTTGAAAGATTGTGGTTATACTCAAGACACCCTGGCTTATGAGTGAAATTCACTCCTGGGCAAAatcaatttaaatatttcaataaGATGAAAATAGCAGCAGAAACACAAAAGCTGCAGTGATAAGAAGAAAACCAGAAATGGAGACTAAGACaacatgaggaaaatggttaggaaagaACTGACAGGAACAGCtgtaaaggttaagagtttacatcaggtatagtcattgtttaaaaatacagtcttggaagcccagaccataagaacataagaaattgccatgctgggtcagaccaagggtccatcaagcccagcatcctgtttccaacagaggccaaaccaggccataagaacctggcaagtacccaaacactaagaagatcccatgctactgatgcaattaatagcagaggccattccctaaatcaacttaatatcaggtaatggacttcttctctgagaacttatccaaaccttttttttaaatccagctacactaactacactgaccacatcccctggcaacaaattccagagctttattgtgcgttgagtgaaaaagaattttctccgattagtcttaaatgtgctacttgctaacttcatgaattgCCACATGTTTTTACCATTGTATATATTACAACGATGTTATGTTGTCACCTATATCGATAATTTTCAGAGATTTACCTTAGGTTATGGAGTTTTTTATTTATCCTGTTTGTTGCACTATATTTTCACCCTGGGCTTGCAtgatcccctcccccttttttctccctgttattatgtaatttcAATCCTGttgttcaaatgtgaaccggtatgatgtccccactaatatcggtataaaaaaagtctttaaataaataaattgccccctagtccttctattatccgaaagagtaaataactgagtcacatctacccgttcaagacctctcatgatcttaaagacctctatcatatcccccctcagtcgtctcttctccaagctgaaaagtcctaacctctttagtctttcctcataggggagctgttccattcccctttatcattttggtagcccttctctgtaccttctccatcgcaattatatcttttttgagatgcagcgaccagaattgtacacagtattcaagatgcggtctcaccatggagcgatacagaggcattatgacattttccattttattcaccattcccttcctaataattcccaacattctgtttgcttttttgactgccgcagcacactgagccgacgattttaaagtattatccactatgacgcctagatctttttactgggtggtagctcctaatatggaacctaacattgtgtaactacagcaagggttatttttccctatatgcaacaccttgcacttgtccacattaaatttcatctgccatttggatgcccaatcttccagtctcgcaaggtcctcctgcaatttatcatgataagcttgtgttttaactactctgaataattttgtatcatctgcaaatttgataacctcacttgtcgtattcctttcctgttgcgctcggggggtggacccttgtcctggagcagtgtagaacgactccctggtagggaccaggaagcacctgcccccagggggcggagcacaggaggagacagaggctaggatgagcttcaccactggaagcccacggtccccccgggtggagcccgtagggacccgggtcgcttggacttaggtgggcctcgcggggtctcctggagaggtggtagaGAGGTGTGCcgacgagcagcaagggagcgcggtcggtcactaggctgtaggcctggagggccaaggaaggccagtacagcgtaggcaatgacaaggcaatggtcaaagccagaatcaagagacgtggtcaatggcagccggggtcaggttccaaggatcagtccgaggagtgtcagccaaagcagaggtcagataccaggaatcagtccgagagtagtcaacgaagcaggggtcaggttccagaggtcagatgaggtcacgaaggcaggcagaggtcaagatccaggcagcgagcagaatggtcactggagcaggcagaggtcagtaacAGAGAATCAGtctgaaggtactacctggggagacagggacagacagacgctggaacaggaggacgctggaacaagactgaacgcttaggcaaactagcacacatacagtgccgacccgattgccaaggcaaagaagtgcaggcagggacttccttaagaAGTACGTTCAGTCAGGAcgcaccgcggagctaggacccgcccctggccctacaagagactggGCGGTCCGGGCGCGCGTAGGGACGTGGCcgacgccacggaggacgccgaactccggcgtgaggcctggtgcgcagtggaaggcctggcgaccgccgccgAGGGACGCTGAGGCCcggaggagctcgcagctgccgctggggaggccgacccatgacctgcagaggagctagcgaggtgagcaggccccgTGCACGGGCCGAGAGCGGACGGGGCGCTCaacatttccagatcatttaaaaatatattgaaaagcaccagtccaaatacagatccctgaggcactcctctgtttacactacaactactggttcacctttatccacatgtttattaaccccttcaaaaaaatgaagcagatttgtgaggcaagacttgccctgggtaagtccatgttgactgtgttccattaaatcatgtctttctatatgttctgtgatttttatcttgagaatagtttccactatttttcctggcactgaagtcaggctcacaggtctatagttacccggatcgcccctggagccctttttaaatattggggttacattggccaccctccagtcttcagatacaatggatgattttaatgataggttacaaatttaactaatagatcagaaatttcatttttgagttccttcagtaccctaggatgcataccatccagtccaggtgatttgctactctttagtttgtcaatctggcctactacatcttccagattcacagtgatttggttcagttcgtctgactcatcacccctgaaaaccatctccggaactggtatctcctcaacatcctcattagtaaacacggaaacaaagaattcatttagtctttctgcaatggccttatcttccctaagagccctttaagCAGTGTGGGGCATGGATGCCACTCCCATTGCTTCCGACCCAGTGGATTTTGGTCTTCAATTCAGATCCACCTCAATCTTCTAAACGACAGTTGGAAGTGAAGAAGCTCCTCTTGCCTATCCAGGACCTTGGGTCAGGGATTTTAactcctggatttttttttcctcatacccaagaaaatGAGAGGATTGAGACCTATCCTGTATTTAGGAAGACTGAGCAAACATCCGCTTCAGGAGAAACTCGAGATAGCTTTGAGGAGGATTCTTGCCTCCTTGATAAGCTTTCTTGGCATGGTCCATCATTCTGTGGGGAAAGTGAATCTTGCTCCAGATCAGTTAGACGGCATGTGCTccttagatgatcaagggggcATGGGCTCCCACGCCCTCTGCCAGGAGGCCATCTGGCTCTGGTTCATTGCAATGTCCATTCTTAGGCAGCTTGCCTTCCAGAAATTCCAAGCACACTGCCAGACCGCCTCAGCCGAACGATCCTTGCATtaaaagggcagattttaaatgcccggcacgTGTAAATTCCGGCCTTTACTCGCGTGGTCGGGTCTTATGTGCGCCGGGCGAATCTTCCAAGGG is from Rhinatrema bivittatum chromosome 2, aRhiBiv1.1, whole genome shotgun sequence and encodes:
- the LOC115085861 gene encoding oocyte zinc finger protein XlCOF6-like isoform X3, whose amino-acid sequence is MKVPVTFEDIAVSFSQEEWGYLDEGQKELYREVMKENYETLSSLEMGREGIDPEILLRIKQEEDPDVLHPHEPGARAVSFSFAGCEIISPDILPSMKREEERHVQCPQEPGEREIAHSLSADNEVKQEENRKENQEQPMGLELKSRQSREVRENLSQRTEGGERSQSQQESEKKQRDPAGESRDGVTACERSDRELTDIPEQQRDLRAERPFQSNNSDQMTSGLHQREEKDKKYFLWGSNGINYDRKSQRTHTGHRPFPCCQGGKYFKQKLILKLHQRIHTKRKTFTCIECKECFSCKESLVIHLRKHTGKRPFNCPEQWDSNSSRISLIKNEKKQIEERRYLCSVNRDNIIQKQDLVINKNMQREKLFICTACDKSFVYLSLLKRHEMIHMGDKPFTCTECDKIFNQKSQLKIHQRTHTGEKPFKCTECEKSFHRLSCLKQHQKTHTGEKPFTCTECEKSFGILSHLKRHKQTHTGEKPFTCTECDKRFARLSNLKLHQMTHTGEKPFPCTECDKTFARRSNLKLHQRTHTGEKPFTCTKCDKRFDHQSKLKYHQRTHTGEKLFTCTECNKSFSQKSDIKIHQRTHTEQKLFACTECDRTFSKKSTMKSHQRTHIGEKPIICTVCEKRFSQKSKFKIHQRIHTGYKPITCSECNKSFTQFSYLKIHQRIHTGEKPFRCTDCDKSFIRLSHLKSHQKIHTGEKLFTCSKCDKHFTCLSQLEIHHRTHTGEKPFTCSECNKSFARFSYLKTHQRTHTGEKLVPCTECDKWFTCFSQLKVHYRTHTGEKPFKCPECDKCFTRIFYLKIHLRIHTGEKPFTCNKCDRRFIQFSYLKSHQRTHMKKTPFPCTEGNKSLGLQT
- the LOC115085861 gene encoding zinc finger protein 271-like isoform X1, with translation MGNRRGRSAPCSSGTPPPPEPPRSAHALPGKVPVTFEDIAVSFSQEEWGYLDEGQKELYREVMKENYETLSSLEMGREGIDPEILLRIKQEEDPDVLHPHEPGARAVSFSFAGCEIISPDILPSMKREEERHVQCPQEPGEREIAHSLSADNEVKQEENRKENQEQPMGLELKSRQSREVRENLSQRTEGGERSQSQQESEKKQRDPAGESRDGVTACERSDRELTDIPEQQRDLRAERPFQSNNSDQMTSGLHQREEKDKKYFLWGSNGINYDRKSQRTHTGHRPFPCCQGGKYFKQKLILKLHQRIHTKRKTFTCIECKECFSCKESLVIHLRKHTGKRPFNCPEQWDSNSSRISLIKNEKKQIEERRYLCSVNRDNIIQKQDLVINKNMQREKLFICTACDKSFVYLSLLKRHEMIHMGDKPFTCTECDKIFNQKSQLKIHQRTHTGEKPFKCTECEKSFHRLSCLKQHQKTHTGEKPFTCTECEKSFGILSHLKRHKQTHTGEKPFTCTECDKRFARLSNLKLHQMTHTGEKPFPCTECDKTFARRSNLKLHQRTHTGEKPFTCTKCDKRFDHQSKLKYHQRTHTGEKLFTCTECNKSFSQKSDIKIHQRTHTEQKLFACTECDRTFSKKSTMKSHQRTHIGEKPIICTVCEKRFSQKSKFKIHQRIHTGYKPITCSECNKSFTQFSYLKIHQRIHTGEKPFRCTDCDKSFIRLSHLKSHQKIHTGEKLFTCSKCDKHFTCLSQLEIHHRTHTGEKPFTCSECNKSFARFSYLKTHQRTHTGEKLVPCTECDKWFTCFSQLKVHYRTHTGEKPFKCPECDKCFTRIFYLKIHLRIHTGEKPFTCNKCDRRFIQFSYLKSHQRTHMKKTPFPCTEGNKSLGLQT
- the LOC115085861 gene encoding oocyte zinc finger protein XlCOF6-like isoform X4, with translation MGREGIDPEILLRIKQEEDPDVLHPHEPGARAVSFSFAGCEIISPDILPSMKREEERHVQCPQEPGEREIAHSLSADNEVKQEENRKENQEQPMGLELKSRQSREVRENLSQRTEGGERSQSQQESEKKQRDPAGESRDGVTACERSDRELTDIPEQQRDLRAERPFQSNNSDQMTSGLHQREEKDKKYFLWGSNGINYDRKSQRTHTGHRPFPCCQGGKYFKQKLILKLHQRIHTKRKTFTCIECKECFSCKESLVIHLRKHTGKRPFNCPEQWDSNSSRISLIKNEKKQIEERRYLCSVNRDNIIQKQDLVINKNMQREKLFICTACDKSFVYLSLLKRHEMIHMGDKPFTCTECDKIFNQKSQLKIHQRTHTGEKPFKCTECEKSFHRLSCLKQHQKTHTGEKPFTCTECEKSFGILSHLKRHKQTHTGEKPFTCTECDKRFARLSNLKLHQMTHTGEKPFPCTECDKTFARRSNLKLHQRTHTGEKPFTCTKCDKRFDHQSKLKYHQRTHTGEKLFTCTECNKSFSQKSDIKIHQRTHTEQKLFACTECDRTFSKKSTMKSHQRTHIGEKPIICTVCEKRFSQKSKFKIHQRIHTGYKPITCSECNKSFTQFSYLKIHQRIHTGEKPFRCTDCDKSFIRLSHLKSHQKIHTGEKLFTCSKCDKHFTCLSQLEIHHRTHTGEKPFTCSECNKSFARFSYLKTHQRTHTGEKLVPCTECDKWFTCFSQLKVHYRTHTGEKPFKCPECDKCFTRIFYLKIHLRIHTGEKPFTCNKCDRRFIQFSYLKSHQRTHMKKTPFPCTEGNKSLGLQT
- the LOC115085861 gene encoding oocyte zinc finger protein XlCOF6-like isoform X2, which encodes MGNRRGRSAPCSSGTPPPPEPPRSAHALPGKVPVTFEDIAVSFSQEEWGYLDEGQKELYREVMKENYETLSSLEMGREGIDPEILLRIKQEEDPDVLHPHEPGARAVSFSFAGCEIISPDILPSMKREEERHVQCPQEPGEREIAHSLSDNEVKQEENRKENQEQPMGLELKSRQSREVRENLSQRTEGGERSQSQQESEKKQRDPAGESRDGVTACERSDRELTDIPEQQRDLRAERPFQSNNSDQMTSGLHQREEKDKKYFLWGSNGINYDRKSQRTHTGHRPFPCCQGGKYFKQKLILKLHQRIHTKRKTFTCIECKECFSCKESLVIHLRKHTGKRPFNCPEQWDSNSSRISLIKNEKKQIEERRYLCSVNRDNIIQKQDLVINKNMQREKLFICTACDKSFVYLSLLKRHEMIHMGDKPFTCTECDKIFNQKSQLKIHQRTHTGEKPFKCTECEKSFHRLSCLKQHQKTHTGEKPFTCTECEKSFGILSHLKRHKQTHTGEKPFTCTECDKRFARLSNLKLHQMTHTGEKPFPCTECDKTFARRSNLKLHQRTHTGEKPFTCTKCDKRFDHQSKLKYHQRTHTGEKLFTCTECNKSFSQKSDIKIHQRTHTEQKLFACTECDRTFSKKSTMKSHQRTHIGEKPIICTVCEKRFSQKSKFKIHQRIHTGYKPITCSECNKSFTQFSYLKIHQRIHTGEKPFRCTDCDKSFIRLSHLKSHQKIHTGEKLFTCSKCDKHFTCLSQLEIHHRTHTGEKPFTCSECNKSFARFSYLKTHQRTHTGEKLVPCTECDKWFTCFSQLKVHYRTHTGEKPFKCPECDKCFTRIFYLKIHLRIHTGEKPFTCNKCDRRFIQFSYLKSHQRTHMKKTPFPCTEGNKSLGLQT